A window of the Fulvia fulva chromosome 3, complete sequence genome harbors these coding sequences:
- a CDS encoding Carboxypeptidase S produces the protein MEKSLPTVHERHAPMPARQRKAWQYALLAVSLVLVTVNGTNLYYRIPRFICHLRGSDDASTSKTKQCHQVPALWPSKENDKVQEAFDYLFTPTFENASIIRLSGAVQVKTESFDDLGQVGEDKRWDVFYPCHEYLEATFPKIYKHLKVEKVNTHGLVYTWEGSDESKKPVVIMAHQDVVPVDPDTVDSWTHPPFSGFYDGERVWGRGASDCKNQLIGAMETVETLIGAGWEPKRTIVLSFGFDEECSGQEGAGHLAPYLLERYGKDGVAAIVDEGMGYAQAFGRGFALPGVGEKGHSDVDIVVRTPGGHSSVPPDHTSIGILSEIITAIEAQQYPTYLTKNNPFLEFLQCSAQFSPDFPKKLKKLLGSRSKTIASGKKDKTCKHKDQLAIEAAKISKESKYLMQTSQATAQVTVNHRINIGDEPEDVWKHLQHITGKIAKQYNLTLHAFDGQNEAYNAISLSHRDTTLRVAPVSPTDADVVSPYAVIAGTIRALYGEDTVVAPALMTGNTDTRYYWDLTKNIFRFGPGYVNEPEGRGSGLPGNIHTVDEYVPVSNHLKVVRWYTLFLRNLDEADIEE, from the exons TCATCTGCCATCTCCGCGGCTCCGACGATGCTTCCACCTCGAAGACGAAACAATGCCACCAAGTCCCAGCTCTCTGGCCCTCGAAAGAAAACGACAAAGTCCAGGAAGCATTCGACTACCTCTTCACGCCCACGTTCGAGAACGCCTCCATCATCCGCCTCTCTGGCGCCGTTCAGGTCAAGACCGAGTCCTTCGACGACCTAGGCCAGGTCGGCGAGGATAAGAGGTGGGATGTGTTCTACCCGTGTCACGAGTATCTCGAAGCTACATTCCCGAAGATCTACAAACATTTGAAGGTGGAGAAGGTCAATACGCATGGACTGGTGTATACATGGGAGGGTAGCGATGAGTCTAAGAAACCAGTGGTGATTATGGCGCATCAGGATGTCGTGCCTGTGGATCCTGACACTGTGGACTCGTGGACGCATCCGCCGTTCAGTGGATTCTACGATGGTGAGAGGGTCTGGGGAAGGGGTGCGAGTGATTGCAAGAATCAGCTCATTGGGGCTATGGAGACGGTTGAGACTCTTATTGGGGCTGGGTGGGAGCCGAAGAGGACGATTGTGTTGAGTTTTGGGTTTGATGAGGAGTGTTCCGGACAAGAGGGTGCTGGGCATTTGGCTCCTTACTTGCTTGAGAGGTATGGCAAGGATGGTGTTGCGGCTATTGTTGATGAGGGCATGGGATATGCGCAAGCATTCGGTCGTGGCTTTGCGCTGCCTGGTGTGGGTGAGAAGGGCCATAGCGATGTCGACATTGTGGTGAGGACGCCAGGTGGACACTCCTCTGTACCACCGGACCACACCAGCATCGGTATCTTGTCCGAAATCATCACCGCGATCGAAGCACAGCAGTACCCAACCTACCTCACCAAGAACAACCCCTTCCTCGAATTCCTGCAATGCAGCGCACAATTCTCCCCCGACTTCCCCAAGAAGCTTAAGAAACTCCTCGGGTCCCGCAGCAAGACCATCGCCAGCGGCAAGAAGGACAAGACCTGCAAACACAAAGACCAGCTCGCCATCGAAGCAGCCAAGATCTCCAAGGAATCGAAGTACCTTATGCAAACATCCCAAGCT ACAGCACAGGTCACCGTGAACCACCGCATCAACATTGGTGATGAGCCTGAAGATGTATGGAAGCATCTCCAACACATCACTGGCAAAATCGCGAAGCAGTACAACTTGACACTTCATGCTTTCGATGGGCAGAATGAAGCCTACAACGCCATATCCCTCTCACACCGAGACACAACTCTTCGCGTCGCACCTGTATCTCCCACAGACGCAGACGTGGTCTCGCCATACGCGGTCATCGCGGGCACGATCAGGGCGCTCTATGGTGAAGACACAGTTGTGGCGCCGGCGTTGATGACGGGCAATACGGACACACGCTACTACTGGGACCTCACCAAGAACATCTTCAGGTTTGGACCGGGTTATGTCAATGAGCCGGAGGGGAGAGGTAGTGGGCTGCCGGGGAATATACATACGGTGGATGAGTACGTGCCGGTCAGCAATCATCTCAAGGTTGTGAGGTGGTATACGTTGTTTTTGAGGAATCTGGATGAGGCGGATATTGAGGAGTGA
- a CDS encoding Ergosterol biosynthetic protein 28, with translation MSSLSSPTAYLPQHDGVLPKWLLFLAIVSIGNSVQCYLSLAGSRQVYSGVSKTTQSTGAGDNKTSSQSPVNELSARTFGTWTALSSIVRLYTAYNITDPLMYQICLWTYALAFAHFFTEWLVFGSARWGKGLASPVIVSTVSTVWMVMQWGNYVA, from the exons ATGTCTTCACTGAGCTCGCCGACTGCCTACCTGCCACAGCACGATGGCGTACTCCCCAAATGGCTACTCTTC CTCGCCATCGTCTCAATAGGCAACTCGGTGCAATGCTACCTCTCCCTGGCCGGCTCACGTCAAGTATACTCCGGTGTATCCAAGACTACGCAATCGACTGGCGCAGGCGACAACAAGACCTCCAGCCAGTCTCCCGTCAACGAGCTCAGCGCCAGAACTTTCGGAACCTGGACCGCTCTCAGCAGTATCGTCAGACTGTATACTGCGTACAACATCACCGATCCGCTCATGTATCAGATCTGCTTGTGGACCTATGCACTGGCTTTCGCCCATTTCTTCACGGAGTGGCTGGTGTTTGGCTCGGCGAGGTGGGGCAAGGGTTTGGCGAGTCCTGTGATTGTGAGCACGGTATCCACGGTGTGGATGGTGATGCAGTGGGGCAATTATGTGGCGTAG
- a CDS encoding Very-long-chain 3-oxoacyl-CoA reductase, whose translation MGIEESLPVDIHAAPTTQAFAFIGIAFIACKIFCFWRLIASLFILPGAQLSKFGNKGSWVVVTGAADGIGKEYALQLAAKGYNILLVSRTKSKLDTLAEEIESKYKVQTTIHAMDFAANKDADYTALKQLAAGLDVSILINNVGQSHSIPVPFTETPETEVQDIITINCTGTLRITQLIAPGMVQRKHGLILTMASFGGIMPTPLLATYSGSKAFLQQWSTALSGELAPHNVHVQLVQSYLVTSAMSKIRRSSALIPTPKHFVRAALGKIGRSGGAQGIAATSTPYWSHGIMHWAIASFAGTMNGLVLNINKNMHQDIRKRALKKAERDAKKA comes from the exons ATGGGTATCGAAGAGAGTCTCCCGGTCGATATCCATGCCGCCCCGACAACGCAAGCCTTCGCGTTCATCGGCATCGCCTTCATTGCATGCAAGATCTTCTGCTTCTGGAGGTTGATTGCATCGCTCTTCATCCTGCCCGGTGCTCAG CTCTCCAAGTTCGGCAACAAGGGATCGTGGGTGGTAGTGACAGGCGCGGCGGACGGCATCGGCAAAGAATACGCTCTCCAACTCGCAGCCAAAGGATACAACATCCTCCTCGTCTCCCGAACCAAATCGAAGCTCGACACACTCGCGGAGGAGATTGAGAGCAAGTACAAGGTGCAGACCACGATACACGCCATGGACTTTGCGGCGAACAAGGACGCCGACTACACAGCATTGAAGCAGCTCGCTGCAGGTCTCGATGTTTCCATCCTGATCAACAACGTGGGACAGAGCCACAGCATACCCGTGCCATTCACCGAGACCCCCGAGACGGAGGTGCAGGATATCATCACCATCAACTGCACCGGCACTCTGCGCATTACACAGCTCATCGCACCCGGCATGGTGCAGAGGAAGCACGGCTTGATCTTGACCATGGCTTCGTTTGGTGGAATCATGCCTACACCTCTCCTCGCAACATACAGCGGCAGCAAAGCATTCCTGCAACAATGGTCGACTGCCCTCAGCGGCGAGCTTGCTCCTCATAACGTTCACGTCCAGCTTGTGCAATCCTACCTCGTCACTTCCGCCATGAGCAAGATCAGACGATCGTCAGCTCTGATCCCAACACCGAAGCATTTCGTGCGCGCCGCACTGGGCAAGATTGGAAGATCTGGAGGAGCACAGGGCATTGCTGCGACGAGTACACCATACTGGTCGCATGGCATTATGCATTGGGCGATCGCGAGCTTTGCCGGGACGATGAACGGGCTGGTGCTCAACATCAACAAGAACATGCATCAGGACATTCGCAAGAGGGCGTTGAAGAAGGCCGAGCGGGATGCAAAGAAGGCTTGA
- a CDS encoding Putative ariadne-like RING finger protein — MANSSEKEVVDLLILVDATASMTSYLQALKQSLPQIISISALTNCFDRIGILAYRDYAHRDLLDWSGWTSCAQMQQDGGATLIAKANALHAVRGESDDHPEAAKTGLAQAYEYMRTDAKTLMLVYADAPPHIEGLKTRAHNGDKELQALSDPQSYGGYGPLFADWVSAAKTMREGEKRVQVMSILHFPYHPQDSAYFDYLATMTRGAAIHLNNSQARTISEVTVEVLLAWMGVKKEGAGSVALPAKLSWYVDTDIGKVKAEGELAAFLPFGDVIASQRLALTSELLEQRLPKKATPLKDFARSYKEDAAYRDIVTTHLRAIIESDVAAMSLNPVFGSLWRTFCNDKENPHGQDLLDLFGLKVNGLAYADDRAKMKTWLEESYDYTAEVLEAIAKVPKGLQYPCVCLDPTLSYELAPQAEDEDSEDNRPITSFRRDELLELGRSCDYRILRRLGRVLTRLTFVESADAMPGHIAAAGQETVTRIPMALVRKEYGRKFWRILLHIVVPGTMLSGRAAALLGALTIRMGVQPLRRAAEEIPETWNVSCLSLILDADKAYTEHYNDGFMGSEAGLLWDQDRELFRRLVDYKMLELNLDTTLHAQVAWTPHKTTMSLGPTIMCKLCQYHRSVTGMGPENICGLCCYNRDNPNATDQANIHCHTADADGEAENIYWYECSAKHCRAQYIVHEADRLNVRPKCHYCRMGETAPILECSKCLNGMIRPLEYRHGLDEATFTCVGCSQGRQTIIDIYEHMNEAHGGYYGDLEDDEDGE; from the exons ATGGCCAACAGCTCGGAAAAAGAGGTTGTGGACCTCCTCATACTGGTTGACGCCACGGCGTCTATGACCAGCTATCTCCAAGCACTGAAGCAATCACTACCACAAATCATCTCTATTTCAGCCCTGACGAACTGCTTTGATC GCATCGGCATACTAGCGTATCGCGACTATGCCCACCGCGACCTCCTCGACTGGTCAGGCTGGACTTCTTGCGCTCAAATGCAGCAAGACGGCGGAGCCACCCTAATCGCCAAAGCAAACGCTCTGCACGCCGTTCGCGGGGAATCCGACGACCACCCTGAAGCCGCGAAGACTGGCCTTGCTCAGGCATATGAGTACATGCGCACCGATGCAAAGACCCTCATGCTAGTCTACGCCGATGCGCCACCTCATATCGAAGGCCTTAAGACCCGTGCTCACAACGGAGACAAGGAGTTACAAGCCCTCTCTGATCCGCAGAGTTATGGCGGATACGGGCCACTCTTCGCGGATTGGGTCTCTGCTGCGAAGACCATGCGCGAGGGAGAGAAGAGGGTACAAGTCATGTCGATTCTACACTTCCCGTACCATCCACAGGATTCTGCCTATTTCGACTACCTAGCCACCATGACGCGAGGCGCTGCTATTCACTTGAACAACTCCCAGGCACGTACCATTTCTGAGGTCACGGTTGAGGTCTTGCTAGCTTGGATGGGTGTGAAGAAGGAGGGAGCTGGATCGGTCGCACTTCCTGCGAAGCTCTCCTGGTACGTGGACACAGATATCGGAAAAGTGAAAGCAGAAGGCGAGCTCGCTGCTTTCCTCCCGTTTGGAGATGTGATTGCATCTCAACGGCTAGCTCTCACATCCGAGCTTCTCGAACAACGACTGCCAAAGAAGGCGACTCCGCTAAAGGACTTTGCACGGTCTTATAAGGAAGATGCAGCGTATCGAGACATCGTTACCACGCATCTCCGCGCTATTATTGAGAGCGATGTGGCTGCTATGAGCTTGAATCCTGTCTTTGGTTCTCTTTGGCGGACCTTCTGTAATGATAAGGAAAACCCTCATGGGCAAGACCTCCTGGATCTGTTCGGGCTGAAAGTCAACGGTCTCGCGTACGCGGATGACCGAGCGAAGATGAAGACCTGGCTGGAAGAGTCTTACGACTATACTGCAGAGGTTCTCGAGGCTATCGCTAAGGTGCCAAAGGGGTTGCAGTATCCATGCGTATGCTTGGATCCAACGCTGTCGTATGAGTTGGCGCCTCAAGCCGAGGACGAGGACAGCGAAGACAACCGCCCCATCACTTCCTTCCGGCGGGATGAGCTCCTAGAGCTGGGACGATCTTGTGATTACCGTATCCTGCGACGCTTAGGACGAGTGCTTACCCGACTGACATTTGTCGAGTCTGCTGATGCGATGCCAGGTCACATTGCTGCCGCTGGACAGGAGACTGTGACCAGGATCCCTATGGCATTGGTCCGAAAGGAGTATGGCCGCAAGTTCTGGCGGATTCTCCTACATATCGTGGTCCCGGGTACTATGCTCTCCGGTCGCGCTGCTGCATTGCTTGGAGCTCTCACTATCCGGATGGGAGTACAGCCCCTGAGACGTGCTGCTGAGGAA ATTCCTGAGACGTGGAATGTCAGCTGTCTGTCCCTGATTCTTGATGCTGATAAGGCTTATACTGAGCACTATAATGACGGCTTCATGGGAAGTGAGGCTGGCTTGCTCTGGGACCAGGATCGGGAGCTGTTCAGGCGCCTCGTGGATTACAAGATGTTGGAGCTTAATCTTGATACAACGCTGCACGCTCAAGTAGCCTGGACGCCTCACAAGACGACTATGTCTCTCGGTCCTACCATCATGTGCAAGCTATGCCAGTACCATCGATCAGTGACTGGCATGGGACCAGAAAACATTTGTGGACTGTGCTGCTACAATCGTGACAATCCCAATGCCACTGATCAAGCCAATATCCATTGCCACACTGCAGACGCTGATGGCGAAGCGGAGAACATATACTGGTACGAATGCAGCGCTAAGCACTGTCGAGCCCAGTACATCGTCCACGAAGCCGACAGGCTGAACGTGCGACCAAAGTGTCATTACTGCCGCATGGGAGAAACCGCTCCGATACTAGAATGCTCCAAGTGTCTCAACGGAATGATCAGGCCGCTGGAGTATCGACACGGCCTGGACGAAGCAACCTTTACTTGTGTAGGCTGCTCACAGGGACGCCAGACAATCATCGAT ATTTATGAGCATATGAACGAGGCGCATGGAGGGTACTATGGTGATTTGGAGGATGATGAGGACGGGGAATAG